A single window of Streptomyces xanthii DNA harbors:
- a CDS encoding metal-dependent hydrolase translates to MMGPAHSLSGAAAWLGVGAATAAAGHPMPWPVLLVGALICAGAALAPDLDHKAATISRAFGPISRGLCEIVDKLSYAVYKGTRMKGDPRRSGGHRTLTHTWVWAVLIGGGTSVAAITGGRWTVLAILFIHMVLAIEGLLWRAARGSSSDVLVWLLAGTSAWILAGILDQPGNGSDWLFTDPSQEYLWLGLPIVLGALTHCIGDALTVSGCPVLWPIPIGRKRWYPIGPPKAMRFRAGSWVELKVLMPAFMLLGGVGCAAALNVI, encoded by the coding sequence ATGATGGGACCGGCACACTCGCTGTCAGGAGCGGCGGCCTGGCTGGGGGTGGGCGCGGCGACGGCCGCCGCCGGACACCCGATGCCGTGGCCCGTCCTCCTCGTCGGAGCGCTCATCTGCGCCGGCGCCGCCCTCGCCCCCGACCTGGACCACAAGGCGGCCACCATCTCGCGGGCCTTCGGACCGATCTCCCGAGGACTGTGCGAGATCGTCGACAAGCTGTCCTACGCCGTCTACAAGGGCACCCGCATGAAGGGCGACCCGCGCCGCTCCGGCGGGCACCGCACGCTCACCCACACCTGGGTCTGGGCGGTCCTGATCGGCGGCGGCACCTCGGTCGCCGCGATCACCGGTGGCCGCTGGACCGTCCTCGCGATCCTCTTCATCCACATGGTGCTGGCCATCGAGGGCCTGCTCTGGCGGGCCGCCCGCGGCTCCAGCAGCGACGTCCTGGTGTGGCTGCTCGCCGGGACCAGCGCCTGGATCCTCGCCGGGATACTCGACCAGCCGGGCAACGGCTCGGACTGGCTGTTCACCGACCCCAGCCAGGAATACCTCTGGCTGGGACTGCCGATCGTGCTCGGCGCCCTGACGCACTGCATCGGCGACGCGCTGACCGTCTCCGGCTGCCCGGTGCTGTGGCCCATCCCCATCGGCCGCAAGCGCTGGTACCCGATCGGCCCGCCGAAGGCCATGCGCTTCCGGGCCGGCAGCTGGGTCGAGCTGAAGGTGCTCATGCCCGCGTTCATGCTGCTCGGCGGCGTGGGCTGCGCGGCCGCGCTCAACGTGATCTGA
- a CDS encoding ABC transporter ATP-binding protein: MIGVARPAYDPAAPTTATTLPIGAPSTVRAYVVELYRRHRRAFLLLIGVNAVAVVASMVGPYLLGGVIQDVSEGSGAALRELHLERTVGLFVIALVIQAVFVRQVRLRGAMLGERMLADLREDFLVRSVGLPPGVLERAGTGDLLSRITTDIDRLANAMREAVPQLSIGVVWVVLLIGGLTVTAPPLAPAILVAVPLLVIGCRWYFKRAPSAYRSEAAGYAAVAAALAETVDAGRTVEAHRLGARRVEQSDLRIRQWTAWERYTLYLRSVLFPVINTVHTLVLLSVLLIGGVFVLQGWIDVGQLTTGALIAQMLVEPLGLILRWYDELQVAQVSLARLVGVRDIEPDAGDPGVRPDGRHVRADEVHFGYREGIDVLRRVSLEVEPGTRLALVGPSGAGKSTLGRLLAGIYAPRTGRITLGGAELSRMEAERVRSHVALVNQEHHVFVGSLRDNLRLARTGAEDAELWAALGAVDADGWARGLAGGLDTEVGSGGTALTPAQAQQIALARLVLADPHTLVLDEATSLLDPRAARDLERSLGRVLDGRTVVAIAHRLHTAHDADVIAVVEEGRIRELGSHDELVAADGAYAALWRSWHG; the protein is encoded by the coding sequence ATGATCGGCGTAGCCCGCCCGGCCTACGACCCGGCGGCCCCCACCACGGCGACCACCCTGCCGATCGGCGCCCCGTCGACGGTGCGCGCCTACGTGGTCGAGCTGTACCGCCGCCACCGGCGCGCGTTCCTGCTCCTGATCGGGGTGAACGCGGTCGCGGTCGTCGCGTCCATGGTCGGCCCCTATCTGCTGGGCGGCGTGATCCAGGACGTCTCCGAGGGCTCGGGCGCCGCGCTGCGCGAGCTGCACCTGGAGCGGACCGTCGGCCTGTTCGTGATCGCCCTGGTGATCCAGGCGGTGTTCGTCCGGCAGGTGCGGCTGCGCGGGGCGATGCTCGGCGAGCGGATGCTGGCCGACCTGCGCGAGGACTTCCTCGTGCGGTCGGTCGGACTGCCGCCGGGGGTCCTGGAGCGGGCCGGCACGGGTGACCTGCTGTCCCGGATCACGACGGACATCGACCGGCTGGCGAACGCGATGCGGGAGGCCGTGCCGCAGCTGTCGATCGGTGTCGTGTGGGTGGTGCTGCTGATCGGCGGTCTCACCGTGACCGCGCCACCGCTGGCGCCCGCGATCCTGGTCGCGGTGCCGCTCCTGGTGATCGGCTGCCGCTGGTACTTCAAGCGGGCGCCGTCGGCGTACCGCTCGGAGGCCGCCGGGTACGCGGCGGTCGCCGCCGCCCTCGCGGAGACCGTGGACGCGGGCCGCACCGTCGAGGCGCACCGCCTGGGCGCGCGCCGTGTCGAGCAGTCCGATCTGCGGATCCGGCAGTGGACGGCGTGGGAGCGCTACACGCTGTACCTGCGCTCGGTGCTCTTCCCCGTGATCAACACCGTGCACACGCTCGTGCTGCTGTCCGTCCTGCTGATCGGCGGTGTCTTCGTCCTCCAGGGCTGGATCGACGTGGGCCAGCTGACCACGGGCGCGCTGATCGCCCAGATGCTCGTGGAACCGCTGGGCCTGATCCTGCGCTGGTACGACGAGCTGCAGGTCGCCCAGGTCTCGCTGGCGCGGCTGGTCGGGGTGCGGGACATCGAGCCGGACGCGGGCGATCCCGGGGTGCGGCCGGACGGCCGGCACGTGCGGGCGGACGAGGTGCACTTCGGGTACCGCGAGGGCATCGACGTGCTGCGCCGGGTCTCGCTGGAGGTCGAGCCGGGCACGCGGCTGGCCCTGGTCGGTCCGTCCGGTGCGGGCAAGTCGACGCTCGGCCGACTGCTGGCGGGCATCTACGCCCCGCGCACGGGCCGGATCACGCTGGGCGGCGCCGAGCTGTCCCGGATGGAGGCCGAGCGAGTCCGCTCGCACGTGGCGCTCGTCAATCAGGAGCACCACGTCTTCGTGGGGTCCCTGCGCGACAACCTCCGCCTGGCCCGTACGGGCGCCGAGGACGCCGAGCTGTGGGCGGCGCTCGGCGCGGTCGACGCGGACGGCTGGGCCCGCGGCCTGGCCGGCGGTCTCGACACGGAGGTCGGCTCGGGCGGCACGGCGCTCACTCCGGCGCAGGCCCAGCAGATCGCGCTGGCACGCCTGGTGCTCGCCGATCCGCACACGCTGGTCCTGGACGAGGCGACCTCGCTCCTGGACCCGCGGGCGGCCCGCGATCTGGAGCGCTCGCTGGGCCGCGTCCTGGACGGGCGCACGGTCGTGGCGATCGCCCACCGGCTGCACACCGCGCACGACGCGGACGTGATCGCCGTGGTCGAGGAGGGCCGTATCCGGGAGCTCGGCAGCCACGACGAGCTGGTCGCGGCCGACGGGGCGTACGCGGCGCTGTGGCGGTCCTGGCACGGGTGA
- a CDS encoding ABC transporter transmembrane domain-containing protein, with protein sequence MQISDLPYPDPGVPDARSGPRFLLWLGRNQLGGQLKSLAWGMLHFTSVAGLPFGVGLAVQAVVDGSGARLASAAGLIAVLGVAIAVGDTMLHRTAVTNWITAAARVQQLLARRTAALGAALTRRVAAGEVVAVSTGDVEKIGWFVEALSRFAAAALTVVLVCVGLAVYQPALGGVVAIGMPVLALAVLPLLPRATRRADHQREQAGKATELASDTVAGLRVLRGIGGEELFLDRYRRASQEVRRAAVRSARMWSLISAIQVLLPGLLLIVVVWYGVHLAREGRITVGELVTVYSAVMILNYPLRHFEEIAMAYSFSRPSAQRAAKVLALRRVTEPEGGPRERSVSGDGPAAGRDATGTGLAGRELAGADLSVADLSVADLSGGDLYDPVTGLLAPAGLLTAVVCGDPDLAGRLADRLGGHPPDAVDEADAPAGTDADGQHGEGGKHSESGKHGEAREAGTKASAPPSVLLGGVPLDELSLDAARTAVLVQDKDPVLLSGTLAELLDVPSSGAVTPEAALAAAQCGDVLDALAQASLDDDPMNARITERGRSLSGGQRQRLALARSLVADPEALVLDEPTSAVDSHTEARVAESLRAVRGGRTTVILTSSPLLLDRADRVAFVHEGEVVAVGEHRELVRTEPRYRAVVTRETDEEAAAAGIGSATGSGPGREPRSGIEIDIEETA encoded by the coding sequence ATGCAGATCTCCGACCTTCCGTATCCCGATCCGGGCGTACCGGACGCCCGGTCAGGCCCCCGGTTCCTGCTCTGGCTCGGCCGGAACCAGCTGGGCGGCCAGCTCAAGTCCCTCGCCTGGGGCATGCTCCACTTCACCTCCGTCGCCGGGCTCCCGTTCGGCGTCGGGCTGGCCGTCCAGGCCGTCGTGGACGGCTCCGGTGCCCGGCTCGCCTCCGCCGCGGGTCTGATCGCCGTGCTCGGCGTCGCCATCGCGGTCGGCGACACCATGCTCCACCGGACGGCCGTGACGAACTGGATCACCGCCGCGGCCCGCGTCCAGCAGTTGCTCGCCCGGCGCACCGCCGCGCTCGGCGCCGCCCTCACCCGGCGGGTCGCCGCGGGCGAGGTCGTCGCGGTGTCCACGGGCGACGTCGAGAAGATCGGCTGGTTCGTCGAGGCGCTGTCCCGCTTCGCGGCCGCCGCCCTCACCGTCGTCCTGGTCTGCGTCGGCCTCGCCGTGTACCAACCTGCGCTCGGCGGTGTCGTCGCGATCGGCATGCCGGTCCTCGCGCTCGCCGTCCTGCCGCTGCTGCCCCGCGCCACCCGGCGCGCGGACCACCAGCGGGAACAGGCGGGCAAGGCCACCGAACTCGCCTCGGACACCGTCGCCGGCCTGCGCGTCCTGCGCGGCATCGGCGGCGAGGAGCTCTTCCTCGACCGCTACCGCCGTGCCTCCCAGGAGGTCCGCAGGGCCGCCGTGCGCAGCGCGCGCATGTGGTCGCTGATCTCCGCGATCCAGGTCCTCCTTCCGGGTCTGCTGCTCATCGTGGTCGTCTGGTACGGCGTCCATCTGGCCCGCGAGGGCCGGATCACCGTCGGGGAACTGGTGACCGTGTACAGCGCGGTGATGATCCTTAACTACCCGCTGCGGCACTTCGAGGAGATCGCCATGGCGTACTCCTTCTCCCGGCCGTCGGCCCAGCGGGCGGCGAAGGTCCTGGCCCTGCGCCGGGTGACCGAGCCCGAGGGCGGGCCGCGCGAGCGGTCCGTGTCCGGGGACGGTCCGGCCGCCGGCCGCGACGCCACCGGAACCGGCCTGGCCGGCCGCGAGCTGGCCGGGGCCGACCTCTCCGTGGCCGACCTCTCCGTGGCCGACCTCTCCGGGGGCGATCTGTACGACCCCGTGACCGGTCTGCTCGCCCCTGCCGGGCTGCTCACCGCCGTGGTGTGCGGCGACCCCGACCTGGCGGGCCGGCTGGCCGACCGGCTCGGCGGCCACCCGCCGGACGCCGTCGACGAGGCGGACGCACCTGCCGGGACCGACGCGGACGGCCAGCACGGTGAGGGCGGCAAGCACAGTGAGAGCGGCAAGCACGGTGAGGCCCGTGAAGCCGGGACCAAGGCCTCCGCGCCGCCGTCCGTACTGCTGGGCGGCGTGCCGCTCGACGAGTTGTCCCTGGACGCGGCCCGCACCGCGGTCCTGGTCCAGGACAAGGACCCGGTGCTGCTGTCCGGCACGCTCGCGGAACTGCTCGACGTGCCCTCGTCCGGCGCCGTCACCCCCGAGGCGGCGCTGGCCGCAGCGCAGTGCGGCGACGTCCTGGACGCCCTCGCGCAGGCCTCGCTGGACGACGACCCCATGAACGCCCGGATCACGGAGCGGGGCCGCTCCCTGTCCGGCGGCCAGCGGCAGCGCCTCGCACTGGCGCGCTCGCTCGTCGCCGACCCGGAGGCGCTGGTCCTCGACGAGCCGACGTCCGCCGTCGACTCGCACACCGAGGCCCGCGTCGCCGAGAGCCTGCGCGCGGTGCGCGGCGGCCGGACGACGGTCATCCTGACCTCGTCGCCGCTGCTCCTGGACCGCGCCGACCGCGTGGCGTTCGTCCACGAGGGCGAGGTCGTGGCCGTGGGCGAGCACCGCGAACTGGTCCGCACCGAGCCCCGGTACCGCGCGGTCGTCACCCGGGAGACCGACGAGGAAGCGGCCGCCGCCGGGATCGGGTCCGCGACCGGCTCCGGGCCGGGGCGCGAACCCCGGTCGGGCATCGAGATCGACATCGAGGAGACGGCATGA
- a CDS encoding L,D-transpeptidase family protein: MRSAGAGAKKAMRAGVVAAACGLLATTLAACGAGDQDGGGRSGTAADGAADSSRGDAARTTDLKRIPDVGDRYQKRIPANAEQVVAVYGAGKDSADSTIALFTKTGDTWKKERSWSGHNGKKGWTTDHHEGDKRSPVGVFTLSDAGGVLSDPGAKLPYTQSGAFQAPHYWAKSHWHDFDYVVAIDYNRVKGTSPSDPTRPEGQTKGGSIWLHMDHGSGTSACVSQSKSDMEYLLRTLDPDRHPVVVMGDKAELKG, from the coding sequence ATGCGAAGTGCGGGTGCGGGTGCGAAGAAGGCGATGCGAGCGGGCGTCGTGGCTGCGGCGTGCGGCCTCCTGGCGACCACGCTGGCGGCGTGCGGTGCCGGAGACCAGGACGGCGGCGGACGTTCCGGCACGGCGGCGGACGGCGCGGCCGACTCCTCGCGCGGTGACGCGGCCCGGACGACCGACCTCAAGCGCATCCCCGACGTGGGCGACCGCTACCAGAAGCGGATACCGGCGAACGCGGAGCAGGTCGTCGCCGTCTACGGCGCGGGCAAGGACTCGGCGGACTCCACGATCGCGCTGTTCACCAAGACCGGCGACACCTGGAAGAAGGAGCGCAGCTGGTCGGGGCACAACGGCAAGAAGGGCTGGACGACCGACCACCACGAGGGCGACAAGCGCAGCCCCGTCGGGGTGTTCACGCTCAGCGACGCCGGTGGCGTGCTCTCCGACCCGGGCGCGAAGCTCCCGTACACGCAGTCCGGCGCCTTCCAGGCCCCGCACTATTGGGCGAAGTCGCACTGGCACGACTTCGACTACGTGGTCGCGATCGACTACAACCGGGTGAAGGGCACCTCGCCGAGCGACCCGACCCGGCCCGAGGGACAGACCAAGGGCGGCAGCATCTGGCTGCACATGGACCACGGCAGCGGCACCTCGGCCTGTGTGAGCCAGTCCAAGTCCGACATGGAGTACCTGCTCAGGACGCTCGATCCGGACCGGCACCCGGTGGTCGTCATGGGGGACAAGGCGGAACTGAAGGGCTGA
- a CDS encoding peptide-N4-asparagine amidase — MRRRVMSMLAGVILGAGALVAGAPAQAGAAQPAAPTPPTEFGTDWHDPVTAAPPVERPHTRSCEVTVAEAQFRDFTPYRGTYTPPEDCGDRWSKVVLRLEGKVKGRQFDRLGYLHIGGVEVLRTSTPEPSPDGIAWNVEKDVTRYSDTLRDSGDVEMLIGNVVNDTYTGVIDVKATLTFYPEDTKPRARAATDPARTPDRVLPLAADGTLTTPRNSERLVAEVYATGSGGGCEEYWYMTVPDSAPYSCKAAEGPYREVQISVDGQLAGIAAPFPTVWTGGWSNPFLWYVIPGPRAFDIKPIEYDLTPFAGLLNDGRPHQVEVSVVGVPKGQTGWSTPVNVLVWQDAGRDHVTGALTEHKAGALSNSPVYTPGSPDSEYRLDMQGGHALTVSGYLNTSHGRVTTTVSRTLAATSAHRWTDGENTDALTATWTDRETVRTGDRTARAHRTYTMDGTTTLGADERLRTVITLADRSRTNTGAGWVVSDDTYTGDASYAANAPREERHAVGVTGERYRVSGPGSDCYDRELRTEQGTLTVDRHRC, encoded by the coding sequence ATGAGAAGACGCGTCATGTCCATGCTCGCCGGAGTGATCCTCGGTGCGGGCGCACTCGTGGCCGGGGCACCGGCCCAGGCCGGAGCCGCCCAGCCCGCCGCTCCGACCCCGCCCACGGAGTTCGGCACCGACTGGCACGACCCCGTCACCGCGGCGCCGCCCGTCGAGCGCCCGCACACCCGGTCCTGCGAAGTCACCGTCGCCGAGGCCCAGTTCCGCGACTTCACCCCGTACCGGGGCACGTACACGCCGCCCGAGGACTGCGGCGACCGCTGGAGCAAGGTGGTGCTGCGGCTCGAGGGCAAGGTCAAGGGCCGCCAGTTCGACCGGCTGGGCTATCTGCACATCGGCGGTGTCGAGGTGCTGCGGACCTCGACACCGGAGCCCTCGCCCGACGGCATCGCGTGGAACGTCGAGAAGGACGTCACCCGCTACAGCGACACCCTGCGCGACAGCGGCGACGTCGAGATGCTCATCGGCAACGTCGTGAACGACACCTACACGGGCGTCATCGACGTCAAGGCGACCCTGACCTTCTACCCCGAGGACACCAAGCCCCGGGCGCGCGCGGCCACCGACCCCGCCCGCACGCCCGACCGCGTCCTGCCCCTCGCCGCCGACGGAACCCTCACCACGCCCCGCAACAGCGAGCGTCTCGTCGCCGAGGTGTACGCGACCGGCTCCGGCGGTGGCTGCGAGGAGTACTGGTACATGACCGTGCCCGACAGCGCCCCGTACTCCTGCAAGGCCGCCGAAGGGCCCTACCGCGAGGTGCAGATCAGCGTCGACGGACAGCTCGCGGGGATCGCCGCCCCGTTCCCGACCGTGTGGACCGGCGGCTGGTCCAACCCGTTCCTCTGGTACGTGATCCCGGGCCCGCGCGCCTTCGACATCAAGCCGATCGAGTACGACCTCACCCCCTTCGCCGGCCTGCTCAACGACGGCCGCCCGCACCAGGTGGAGGTGTCCGTCGTCGGCGTCCCGAAGGGCCAGACCGGCTGGAGCACCCCGGTCAACGTGCTCGTCTGGCAGGACGCCGGCCGTGACCACGTCACCGGCGCCCTCACCGAGCACAAGGCGGGCGCGCTCAGCAACTCGCCGGTCTACACGCCCGGTTCGCCCGACTCCGAGTACCGCCTCGACATGCAGGGCGGCCACGCCCTCACCGTCAGCGGCTACCTGAACACCTCGCACGGACGCGTCACCACCACCGTCAGCCGCACACTCGCCGCGACCTCCGCCCACCGCTGGACCGACGGCGAGAACACCGACGCGCTCACCGCGACCTGGACCGACCGCGAGACCGTGCGCACCGGCGACCGCACCGCCCGCGCCCATCGCACGTACACCATGGACGGCACCACGACCCTGGGCGCCGACGAGCGGCTGCGCACCGTCATCACCCTGGCGGACCGGAGCCGCACGAACACCGGCGCCGGGTGGGTCGTCTCCGACGACACGTACACCGGCGACGCCTCGTACGCCGCGAACGCGCCGCGCGAGGAGCGGCACGCGGTCGGCGTCACCGGCGAGCGCTACCGCGTCAGCGGGCCCGGAAGCGACTGCTACGACCGTGAACTGCGCACCGAGCAGGGGACACTGACGGTCGACCGGCACCGCTGCTGA
- a CDS encoding Gfo/Idh/MocA family protein, producing the protein MHDNESTPLDAPGPDGRSRREVLRTAGVAGAGLGLFALGSGGTAQAAESAGTEEAVAASTAAAPARQGETMIGVPFERRSTVRVGIIGLGNRGGSMIDLFLAIPGVQVVALCDPVKEKTEKAAAKVTAAGQPAPATYTKGDHDFENLCKRGDVDFVYAATPWDWHFEMAKTAMLNGKHVGVECPIALQLDQLWELVDLSERTRRHCMQLENCCYGRNEMRVLRMAHAGKFGRLLHGAGAYNHDLRGLMFDPDYYEGPWRRLWHTRLRGDLYPNHGFGPVANYMDINRGDRVTHISSFGTPALGLAEYREAHMPKSDPSWKETYIESDRTISLVQTAKGRVIRLEHDVSTPHPYSRINQLGGTKGVFEDYPARIYLEPDQSNDAWGDFGQYADWDHWLWKEHANPPGGHGGMDYIMVFRLMQTMRLGLVPDFDVYDAATWTSPVPLSHLSIKAKGAPQAIPDFTRGGWRVERGGVDSEKPGEA; encoded by the coding sequence ATGCACGACAACGAGAGCACCCCCCTGGACGCCCCCGGGCCCGACGGCCGGTCCCGCCGCGAGGTGCTGCGCACCGCGGGTGTCGCCGGCGCCGGGCTCGGCCTCTTCGCCCTGGGCTCGGGCGGCACGGCGCAGGCCGCGGAGTCCGCAGGGACCGAGGAGGCGGTCGCCGCGAGCACCGCCGCGGCCCCCGCGCGGCAGGGCGAGACGATGATCGGGGTGCCGTTCGAGCGGCGCAGCACGGTCCGGGTCGGCATCATCGGCCTCGGCAACCGCGGCGGCAGCATGATCGACCTCTTCCTCGCGATACCGGGCGTCCAGGTCGTCGCCCTGTGCGACCCGGTCAAGGAGAAGACGGAGAAGGCCGCCGCGAAGGTCACGGCGGCGGGGCAGCCCGCGCCCGCGACGTACACCAAGGGCGATCACGACTTCGAGAACCTGTGCAAGCGCGGGGACGTCGACTTCGTGTACGCGGCGACGCCGTGGGACTGGCACTTCGAGATGGCGAAGACGGCGATGCTGAACGGCAAGCACGTCGGCGTCGAGTGTCCGATCGCCCTCCAGCTCGACCAGTTGTGGGAACTGGTCGACCTCTCGGAGCGCACGCGCAGACACTGCATGCAGCTGGAGAACTGCTGCTACGGGCGCAACGAGATGCGCGTGCTGCGGATGGCGCACGCGGGCAAGTTCGGCCGGCTCCTGCACGGCGCGGGTGCGTACAACCACGACCTGCGCGGCCTCATGTTCGACCCGGACTACTACGAGGGCCCGTGGCGCCGGCTGTGGCACACCCGGCTGCGCGGCGATCTGTACCCGAACCACGGCTTCGGGCCGGTCGCGAACTACATGGACATCAACCGCGGTGACCGCGTCACCCACATCTCCAGCTTCGGCACCCCGGCGCTCGGCCTCGCCGAGTACCGCGAGGCGCACATGCCGAAGAGCGATCCGAGCTGGAAGGAGACGTACATCGAGTCGGACCGCACGATCAGCCTGGTCCAGACGGCGAAGGGCCGAGTGATCCGCCTCGAGCACGACGTGAGCACCCCGCACCCCTACTCGCGTATCAACCAACTCGGCGGCACCAAGGGTGTGTTCGAGGACTACCCGGCCCGGATCTACCTCGAGCCGGACCAGTCCAACGACGCCTGGGGCGACTTCGGGCAGTACGCCGACTGGGACCACTGGCTGTGGAAGGAGCACGCCAACCCGCCGGGCGGGCACGGCGGCATGGACTACATCATGGTGTTCCGCCTGATGCAGACGATGCGCCTGGGACTCGTACCCGACTTCGACGTGTACGACGCCGCGACGTGGACCTCGCCGGTTCCGCTGAGCCATCTGTCGATCAAGGCGAAGGGCGCGCCGCAGGCGATCCCCGACTTCACGCGCGGCGGCTGGCGCGTGGAGCGGGGCGGCGTCGACTCGGAGAAGCCGGGCGAGGCCTGA